The nucleotide sequence GCTGATGGCCGAGGAGAGCGCACTGGACATCGACCGCATTCGCGACGCCGGCATCACGGTAACCGACCTCGGCCGCCGGGTACGCGTCTACACGTCCGACATGACCAAGCAGCTCGCTTCCTACATCGTTCCGGTCGAGGTCTGCCACCTCACCCCGGACCAGGCTCGCCTCTCGGACGGCGCCAAGGTCCAGATCGGCCGCCTGATCGCCAACGAAGGCCTGTACATCCGTCACAATCCGGGGCTTCGCGAAATCGGCATCAACGACCGCGGCGACGTCATCCTGCGCCAGGACGCCGAGACGGCCGAGGACTCGACGATCGGCCCGCTGCTCAACTCCCACAACACGACGCAGTCGACGCTGACCGATCGCCTGGTGGCGCGCATCGACAAGAAGACCCACGACCGCGACGTCAAGGAAGCCCGGGCCTGGCTCGAGGCGATGGCCGTGCTGTCGGACGAGAAGACGCTGAGGGCCCGTTTCCTGTCGGCCGGCGTGCAGTGCGAGCACCGCGGCAACATCGACCAGCTCTACCGCACCACGCAGGCGAATTTCTTCCAGCTGAACGACCCGGTCGCCCTCGAGCTGCAGACGGCGCTCGAAGAGCGCTTCCGCCTGCTCGAAAAACCGGTGCCGATGGTGCGCGTGATCTCGGTGGTCGGCATTCCGCCGAACGAGCGCGCCTACAAGGAATACGTCGCCCAGCTCAAGGCCAAGAAGCAGAACCCGATGACGCTCGGGTTGCCGAGCCGGCTGCGCGATTCCCAGTTCTTCGACGGCGCGTCCAAGTCGATCCCTCCGTCGTGCTTCCTGTACGCGTGCCCGCTCGAGGAGATCGGCGAGGCCATCTACGTGATCACGATCAACACGGACTACCACGGCGAGATCAAGAACCGCGGCATTCACGCCGGCGTCACCACCGTGATGTCGCGCGCCGAAGTGCTGTCGGCGCATGCCTCGTGCGCGATCCTCGCGAGCAGCGGCGCGGGCACCGTATTCCTCGGCGCAAGCAGCGCCGGCAAGACCGAGGCCGCGACGTTCTGGGGCGAACGCAACGTGCACGCGAGGCGCCGCGAGCTCGAGCGCCGCTACGCGATCGAACACAAGGGCGACCGCAAGAAGGCGACCGAGATCATGGGAACGGTCGGCTACCTCTGCCAGGACGACTGGATCCACATCGTGCCGTCGGGCAAGGCCCAGTGGGACGTGTGGCCGTCGGAGCGCTTCTTCTACATGCGCTCGCGCAACCTGCTGTCACGCGACCTCGTGCTCGCCGAATCCGAGCCGATCCTCGAGAACGCCACCGCCGACTACGGCGCCGGCGGATCACGCGAAAGCCTCGGCCGCGTCACGCACCAGTATCCCGACGAGCGGCTGCTGTACGATCCCGATTCCGACACGTACTTCTGCGACCGCGACGTCCACCAGATCGGCGCCGTCGTGATGCTCGAGCGCGACTCCGAGTACGATTTCGCGATCCGCCGTCTCAGCCCGTCGCAGGCCGTCGAGTTCCTGCTGCGCGGCGGAACGCCTTCGGGCGGCTCGCATCCGTTCTACAACGACTACACCGACCTCTCGAGCCTGCTGATCAGCCAGGGGGTCGTCGGCGACCGGCTGCTGGCGGCTTTCGAGCAGGCCAAGCGCGGCGACGTCGCCGCGCTGATGAACGGCGACGAGGCCCTCGGCCGCATCGTGCTCGACCGGCTGACCGCGCAGATGGAGATCTGGAAGTTCTTCTTCAGCGACCTGCCGGTGTTCGTCGTCAACGCCAGCTCCGGCGGCGATTTCACGCAGGACGTGCTGTGGTACGCCTCCGAGCACACCGGCTTTCTCAAGCCGGGCAAGGAGAAGACCGCCGCCGAGATGCGCGAGCTGATGAAGAAGACGTACCAGGTCGACTACGACGCCGAAGGCAACTGGGTTTCCTCATCACTGGGCGCGTGACGCACGCGCGGCTGGGCGCGCAGCGTCGGTACCTGCGCGCCGCTGGCGAGGAACACGACGCCGCCGACCAGCGACGAGGCGAGCAGCACGATGAACCACAGGATGCTGAACACCAGCGCCGTGTCGCCGTTGACGCCGACGTGCTGCAGGAACCACACGTAGCCGGCCTCGCGGATGCCGAGCCCCGCGACGCTCACCGGCACGGCGCTCAGCACCGACACCAGCGGATGGAAGATGAAGTAGTAGCGCCAGTCGACGTGCATCGAGACGGCGTTGCCGAGCAGGATCAGCGACGAAGCCTGCATGATGTGGAAGCACGCGGAGATTCCCGCGGTGCGCACCAGAAGGCGACGATCTTTCCAGAACGGCTCGAGGTCCCTTTCGATCATCCGGTTGAGGCGGCCGCTTTCGGGCAGGATGCGTCGCGCAAGCATCGGGACCAGGAACCAGCCGACGGCCATCGCGGTGCCGCTGGCGACGACCAGCCAGATCATCGGCCACGGGAGGTCGAAGCGCCCGAACAGCACGATCGCCGCGACCGCGACGAACACCAGCATCACGAGCCCCGACAAGCGGTCGAAGATCACCGTGTGCAGCGCGACGGCGCGGCGCCCGGCCGAGGCGCCGAGGTAGAGCGCGCGCACGACGTCGCCGCCGAGAGTGGCCGGGCCGAACAGATTGAAGAACATGCCGATGAAGTAGTAGCGCTGGAATTCGGCCATCGGCTCGGTGAAGCCGACCCGCGACGCGATCAGCTTCCAGCGCCACGCCGTCAGGGCCTGGCCGACCAGGTACAGCAAAATGACCACGACGACGTCGGTGCGGTCGGCGGCCGACAAGGCGCGGACCATCGCCGCGGTGTCGATGCGGCTGACGACGAGGTAGAGGGCCCCGGCCGACACCCCCACCTTGGCCAAGGGAGAGGCGACGCGCATCAAAAGAGCTCTCCCGGACCGGCGGGGCTTTGTGCTCACGGCAGACTACGCGAATACCACCGTTCCAGCGGCCGCTCCAAGCCGGCGGCCCCGGCCTGCCCAGGTCCCGCCCGCCGTCCTCGTCGCGGCGCAAGGCGGCCGGAGACCGGAAACGGCGCCTTGACACCCCGGCCTTCCGCCGAAAAAATGCCGCCCCATTGCCGGCGCGGCAATCGGGAGGCAGGACGCGACGAACGACTAGCAGGGCCAGACCCCGGCGCTGCGCAATTGGCCCGGGGACAGCCCGAGACGAACGTTCGAACACACGCCGTACGTCACCGAGCAGCACCTGGCGAAGACAGGGCAGGACCGGCGGTCCGAATAACCGCCGCGCTGGCCCGTCTTGTCCACGAGTTCCCCGTCGCCGAGCGGCGATGGGCCGATGTTCACTCGATTCAACCTGGAGGATGAAATGAAAGCACCGTTCCGTTCCATTGCCCTTTTGGCCGCAGCCGCGGCCCTGACGCTGTCGGCTTGCGCCGATCCGCAGGCTGTCGGGGACATCAAAGCGTCGGTCGAGAGGATCGAGGCCCAGCAGAAGGACATCGTCACCAAGCTCGACGCGCTCGACAAGTCGAACAAGGACCTGGCGACCAAGGTCGCTGCCGGCGCCCGTCCCGCGGCCCCCAACGCCCCGGACCCGAACAAGAAGTACGACATCAACATCGGCACCGCGCCCGCCAAGGGGCCGAACGACGCGCCGGTGACGATCGTCGAGTGGTCGGACTTCCAGTGCCCGTTCTGCGGACAGGCCAAGGACCTGGTGCACCAGATCATCGACGCCTACCCGAAGGACGTGCGCTTCGTCTTCAAGAACTACCCGCTTCCGTTCCACCCGAACGCGATGCCGGCCGCCAAGGCCGCCGTCGCCGCGCAGAAACAGGGCAAGTTCTTCGAGATGCACGACCTGCTGTTCTCGAACCAGCGTGACCTCTCCCCGGAGAAGTACGAGGAGTTCGCCAAGCAGATCGGCCTGAACATGGACCAGTTCAAGAAGGACATGGACTCGCCCGAGATCGCGGCACAGATCACGAGCGACATGAAGGAAGCGGGCGATGTCGGCGTGCGCGGCACCCCGACGTTCTTCATCAACGGCAAGCAGCCGGCAGGCCGTTCGTTCGAGCTCTACAAGTCGATCATCGACGACGAGATCAAGAACGCGAAGAAGGGCTGACCGGCTTCTCCCGGTGATTGCGGGGCCGCCCTCCGGGGCGGCCCCGCTTTTTTTTGCGATTTCGGTCTCGTCCGCGCCTGTGGCATCACGGCCCTGCGCCGCGACAGCCGCCGGCGTACCGACCAGCATCCCCGTCGATGAAAAACGCACTGTCCCTGATCCTCAAGTTCGTGGTCGCGCTGGCGATCTTCGCCGGCATTTTCGTCGAGTTCGGCGGTGGCTACGCTGCCGTGAAGACGAGCGAGCTCGCCAGTCCCGGCGCGATCGAAGTCTCCAATCCTGCCTACCCGGGAATCGTCGGTCGCGTGAAGGCCAGGCTTTCCGGTCGGGAGCTGCCGCCGCCGCGCCTGCCGTCGACGATGGCGGACGCGTGCCGCAACGCCGGCGAAGGGGCGGTCTTCGTGCGCACCGCCGACGGCCAGAGCCGCCGCATCAAGACGCTGAGGCACTGTGGCGAGGCGGCGTTGCAGTCGCTGTACGTGCAGCAAAGCGACGGCAGCTACCAGCTCGTGCCGCTTGCGCAGGCGCCCGAGAACGCGTTCGTGCGCCTCCAGGGCTTCCAGCTCGTGCCGGCCGAGCTGTCGGACCTGTGGGCCGAGATCAAGAGCGTCAAGCCTTCGGTGTTCGTGCCGTGGTTCCTCGCGGCGATGGCGATCAAGCTCGTCGGGATCTTCGCGAATATCTGGCGCTGGCAGATCCTGCTGGCCGGCCAGGGCATCGAGATGAAGTTCGGATTCCTTACGAGCACCTACTTCATCGGACGTTACTTCGGCATCGTCACGCCGAGCACGATGGGCCTGGATGCGTGGCGGCTCTACGAGACCGCGCGACTGACGAAAAAACCGATCGAGTGCACGACGGCGCTCGCGGTCGAGCGCATCATCGGGCTGGTCGGCCTGCTCGCGACGATCCTGCTGTTCATGCCGTTCGCCGGCCGCGTCACCCAGGGCCAGTCCTTCGGCGAGATGATCGGCGCGCTGAAGGTGCCGCTCGCGGGCGCGATGCTGCTCGGCGTTCTCGTGCTGCTGCAGCCCGCGTGGTTCACGGGACTGATCCGGCTCGTTCCGAACGAAAAGGCCCGGCGCATCGCGACCAACGTCGTCCAGTCGGCCACCGCCTACTCTCACCAGCGCGGAACCCTGCTGTTTGCGCTCGTGCTCGCCGTCGTCGGGCAGGTGACGACGACGCTGATGTATTTCTGCAACGCGATGTCGATCGCAGCCGAGGGCGTGCACACGCCCGAAGTGCTGTTCGCGTCGGCCGTAATGACACTCGGAACCTTCATCGCGCCCTCGGCCTCCGGCGAAGGCGTGCGCGAGCTGGTGTTCGTCTGGCTGCTCGGCAGCAAAGCGGGCGCCGTCAAGGCGTTCCTGATCGGCAATCTCGGATTCTGGATCGAGAAGGTCCCGCTGTCGGTACCGGGCGGCATCATCCTGTTGATGCGCAACGATCCGACCATCCAGGCGGTCACCCGCGAGGATCTCGAGCGCGTGACCGGGCGACATGCATCGGCGCCGACGGAGGCTTCGTGAGCGCGGACACGTTCTGTACCCGTTGCGGAACGCCCCGTGCTTCCGGCAGTCGCTTCTGCACTTCCTGCGGCGCGCCGCAGGATGGAACGGCTGCGGCCGGCCACGCGGGCGGGGCGGCGGCCAGGGCGACGGTCAGGAATGGAGTGCCGCTGCCGGCGGTGATCGTCGGCACGCTGCTGCTCATCGCCGGCGGCGTTGCGGCGTTTTTCGCGCTGCGCACGCCGACGGAAGTTCCGCGCGCCGTGCCCGGAAGCCCCGGCGGCCCTCCCGGCGCGAGCGCCGCCGCGCAGGCACCGGGCGGCCAAGGGGGACAGGACGGCCTTCCGAGCGGACATCCGAGCATCGATCTTCCCAAGGAAGTGCTCGACTTCCTCGACGGGCTCACTGCCGACGCCGACAAGAATCCGCAGAGCGTCGATGCCTGGCAGAAGCTCGCGCGCGCCCGCTACCGCGCGAGCGTGATCAACGGTTCGTACCGGGCTTCGGCCGAGCAGGCTCTCGACAAGCTGATGGCGCTCGACCCTGCCAACGCCGAAGGCCTGCGCATCTCGGCCAACCTCTCGTACGACAGCGGCGATTTCCCGGAAGCCGAAAAACGCTTCCAGGCATTCCTCGCGAAATATCCTGACGATCCGAGCGCAATCACCGACCTCGGCTCGACGCAGCTCTTCCAGGACCACGTGGACGACGCGATCGCGACGTACCAGAAAGCAATCGCGAAAGACGCCAAGTTCATGCAGGCGCATTTCAACCTCGCCATTGCGCTGCAGAAGCAGGGCAAGAAGGACGACGCGATCGCGTCGTTGCACCGCGCGATGGATCTCGCCGACGATCCCGATGAGCGCCAGCACGTCGAGAACGCACTGGCCGAGATGGAAGGGCGCGAGCCTCAGAAAATCGCCGGAGCGCATGCCGAGGCAATGGAAGAGGCCGGCGGAGCACCTCCAGGGCAGGGCGCGGGGATGCCGGGTGGAGCGCCGGGCGGAATGCCGGGTAGTGCGCCAGGCGGCATGCAAGGTGGAATGCCAGGCGGCATGCCTGGTGGAGCACCGGGCGGAATGCCCGGCGGCGGAATGCCGATGCCTCCCCCGGCTCCGGACCGGGACGTCCCGACCAATGCCACGAGCGACTTCCAGCGCGCCGCCGAAAAGCCGCTGATCATGCATCCGATCGTCGGCCCGCGCGTCGTGCGCTTCGAATGGAAGTCCGCCACCGCCGGGAGCGTGCGCATTGCGGACTTCCCGATGGACCGCATGCCGCCGTTCGCGCGCGACAAGTTCAAGTCGGGCATGGCCGCGAAGATCGGACAGATCGCGGCGACAGGCGGGATTCACGAGCCGGTAACGATCGACCTCGTCGACGACGCGACCGGCAAGGTGATGGACACGCTGCAGGGCTCCGCGGGGGCGACGCCGTGACCAGCGCCGCAAGCGACGGCCTCGCGGCTCCGTACTACCTCGCGCTCGGAGACGAGGTCGAGGTCTTCGAGGCGGCGTTTCGCCAGAAGCTGCCGGTGCTGCTCAAGGGGCCGACGGGGTGCGGCAAGACGCGTTTCGTCGAATTCATGGCGTGGAAGCTGCTGCCGCAGACCGAGGCGCGCCCCCAGTCGCTGATCACCGTGGCGTGCAACGAGGATCTTACCGGCAGCGATCTCGTCGGCCGATATCTGGTGCGCGGCGACGAGACGATGTGGATGGACGGACCGCTCACCCAGGCGGTGCGCGTCGGCGCGATGTGCTACCTCGACGAAATCGTCGAGGCGCGCAAGGACACGATGGTGCTGATCCATCCGCTGACCGACCATCGCCGCATTCTTCCGGTCGACAAGCTCGGCATCACGCTCGCGGCCCACGCCGATTTCACGCTCGTCGTCTCCTACAACCCCGGCTACCAGTCGGTGCTGAAGGACCTGAAGCCGTCCACGCGCCAGAGGTTCGTGACGCTCGAGTTCGACTATCCGCCTCGCGACAAGGAAGCCGAGATCATCGCGCATGAAAGCGGCATTCCGGCCGAGACGGCGATGGACCTGGCGCATCTCGGCGAGCGCGTGCGCGAGCTCAAATCCGGCGGGCTCGAAGAGGGAGTCTCGGCCCGCCTGCTGGTTTACGCAGGACAGCTCGTGCGCCAGGGCATGACACCGCGCCGGGCGTGCGAGGCGACGGTCGTGCGGGCGCTCAGCGACGACCGCCAGACCCAGGCGGCGATCGGCGAGCTCGTCAGCGCGATCTTCGCATAAAGACTGCCGCGGCGAATCGGGCCATGGCCAGGGCGCGCGCATGGATCGAAAGCCGTCACCTGCGCGAGAGCGCCGATGGTGCCGCAGCGCTCGCCGCCCTCGAACGTCTCGCGCCTTCCCTCGCTGACGGCATTCTCACGCGTGCCGATGCGATCGCGCAGACGTCGACGAGTCTCGCGCACGCGTTCCTGCCTCGTGCGGTTGCCGCGGCCTCCCGCGGTGAGGCAACGTACGACGCATGGCAATCCACGCTGACCGGAGTGACCGGCGACGAGGCGATGCCGCGCGAGCTGGCCGTCGCTTTTTTCCGCATCGATTCTGCAGCGCTCGGGAGCTGGCCTTCCGATCTTCGCAGTGCGTGGGTCACTGGGCTGCAGAGGCTGGCCGCCGCGTCGCGGCGTCTCGCGACCGCCGCGATCGATGCGACTGCCGCCATCATCGAAAGCGGGCGTGAACCGGACGTCGCGACTCTCAACGAATGGTCAGGCGCCGCGCTGGCGCTGCTCGACCGCGGCGGCTGGCGCAGCGAGTTTCTTGCCGAGTCCTACCTCGGAGGCGCCGCGAGCCTCGTCGGGCGCACCGATTCGCGTGTATTTCGCCTGTGGGCCGGCATCGTCGCCGTGCTCGGCAGCACCGGTCGCAATCCCAAGCCGCCGGTTCCGCCTGCACTTCTTTGCGAGCTCGGCTG is from Candidatus Binatia bacterium and encodes:
- a CDS encoding CbbQ/NirQ/NorQ/GpvN family protein, which translates into the protein MTSAASDGLAAPYYLALGDEVEVFEAAFRQKLPVLLKGPTGCGKTRFVEFMAWKLLPQTEARPQSLITVACNEDLTGSDLVGRYLVRGDETMWMDGPLTQAVRVGAMCYLDEIVEARKDTMVLIHPLTDHRRILPVDKLGITLAAHADFTLVVSYNPGYQSVLKDLKPSTRQRFVTLEFDYPPRDKEAEIIAHESGIPAETAMDLAHLGERVRELKSGGLEEGVSARLLVYAGQLVRQGMTPRRACEATVVRALSDDRQTQAAIGELVSAIFA
- a CDS encoding lysylphosphatidylglycerol synthase transmembrane domain-containing protein, whose amino-acid sequence is MRVASPLAKVGVSAGALYLVVSRIDTAAMVRALSAADRTDVVVVILLYLVGQALTAWRWKLIASRVGFTEPMAEFQRYYFIGMFFNLFGPATLGGDVVRALYLGASAGRRAVALHTVIFDRLSGLVMLVFVAVAAIVLFGRFDLPWPMIWLVVASGTAMAVGWFLVPMLARRILPESGRLNRMIERDLEPFWKDRRLLVRTAGISACFHIMQASSLILLGNAVSMHVDWRYYFIFHPLVSVLSAVPVSVAGLGIREAGYVWFLQHVGVNGDTALVFSILWFIVLLASSLVGGVVFLASGAQVPTLRAQPRVRHAPSDEETQLPSAS
- a CDS encoding lysylphosphatidylglycerol synthase transmembrane domain-containing protein, producing MKNALSLILKFVVALAIFAGIFVEFGGGYAAVKTSELASPGAIEVSNPAYPGIVGRVKARLSGRELPPPRLPSTMADACRNAGEGAVFVRTADGQSRRIKTLRHCGEAALQSLYVQQSDGSYQLVPLAQAPENAFVRLQGFQLVPAELSDLWAEIKSVKPSVFVPWFLAAMAIKLVGIFANIWRWQILLAGQGIEMKFGFLTSTYFIGRYFGIVTPSTMGLDAWRLYETARLTKKPIECTTALAVERIIGLVGLLATILLFMPFAGRVTQGQSFGEMIGALKVPLAGAMLLGVLVLLQPAWFTGLIRLVPNEKARRIATNVVQSATAYSHQRGTLLFALVLAVVGQVTTTLMYFCNAMSIAAEGVHTPEVLFASAVMTLGTFIAPSASGEGVRELVFVWLLGSKAGAVKAFLIGNLGFWIEKVPLSVPGGIILLMRNDPTIQAVTREDLERVTGRHASAPTEAS
- a CDS encoding tetratricopeptide repeat protein, which encodes MPLPAVIVGTLLLIAGGVAAFFALRTPTEVPRAVPGSPGGPPGASAAAQAPGGQGGQDGLPSGHPSIDLPKEVLDFLDGLTADADKNPQSVDAWQKLARARYRASVINGSYRASAEQALDKLMALDPANAEGLRISANLSYDSGDFPEAEKRFQAFLAKYPDDPSAITDLGSTQLFQDHVDDAIATYQKAIAKDAKFMQAHFNLAIALQKQGKKDDAIASLHRAMDLADDPDERQHVENALAEMEGREPQKIAGAHAEAMEEAGGAPPGQGAGMPGGAPGGMPGSAPGGMQGGMPGGMPGGAPGGMPGGGMPMPPPAPDRDVPTNATSDFQRAAEKPLIMHPIVGPRVVRFEWKSATAGSVRIADFPMDRMPPFARDKFKSGMAAKIGQIAATGGIHEPVTIDLVDDATGKVMDTLQGSAGATP
- a CDS encoding thioredoxin domain-containing protein produces the protein MKAPFRSIALLAAAAALTLSACADPQAVGDIKASVERIEAQQKDIVTKLDALDKSNKDLATKVAAGARPAAPNAPDPNKKYDINIGTAPAKGPNDAPVTIVEWSDFQCPFCGQAKDLVHQIIDAYPKDVRFVFKNYPLPFHPNAMPAAKAAVAAQKQGKFFEMHDLLFSNQRDLSPEKYEEFAKQIGLNMDQFKKDMDSPEIAAQITSDMKEAGDVGVRGTPTFFINGKQPAGRSFELYKSIIDDEIKNAKKG